A single Symbiobacterium thermophilum IAM 14863 DNA region contains:
- a CDS encoding DNA glycosylase AlkZ-like family protein yields MPLETFHPAVRAWFEERFGRPSPPQAQGWPAIARGENVLILAPTGSGKTLAAFLKCLDILYQQGVRREPGVQVLYISPLKALNNDIYRNLEIPLAGIEAKARELGLPLPHLTHAVRTGDTPQQERKEMRRNPPDILITTPESLYLLLTSRSRDILRTVRYVIVDEIHALCTSKRGAHLSLSLERLEALLPRPPVRIGLSATLRPLEEVARYLGGTGRPVTIVDAGARRELDLRVEVPVADMRALPESSIWPAIYRRVLELVAAHRSTIVFVSSRGLAERLAGQLNALAGREVARVHHGSLSREAREQVEAELKAGRLPCLVATSSLELGIDVGAVDLVIQIESPGTVSRGLQRVGRAGHVLGAVAKGRLLPKYRGDLLETAGIVREMRRGNLEETRVPTGALDVLAQQIVAMAAMDEWRVDDLLALVRRAWGYRDLTERQLHGVLEMLAGRYPAAEFRELRPRIVWDREVGVIRGREGARALAVLSGGTIPDRGYYTVYLEGSDVKLGELDEEFVYESRVGDVFLLGSATWQIRAIEHDRVVAAPAPGRMPRMPFWKGEGPGRPPELGRKLGAFTGEVAARLNDPDLLQWLQAECCLDERAARNLVQYLRDQVAHTGVVPTDRRLVLERFPDELGDERLALLSPFGGRVNTAWGMVIRARIRQLLQLEAEVTTSDDVIHIRLPGADRPLDPEILVRVDPEEAVGLLLQEVGATPLFSAHFRMNAGRALVLPRPRPGRRRPFWLQRLKAADLLQVARRYPDFPLVLETYREVLRDVLDLEGLRQVLEGLASGEIELAVVETDSPSPMASQILLQFVAEYMYEGDAPKAERHGALLTLNRELLDELLGSGALRELLDPRAIAAVAARLRGQAEGWQPRGPDEVEDLLRRAGDMTEAELAAAGVSPEWLARLEAERRAVRLIGAGRGDGAHWVHVDDASLYRRPEADVAEVVRRYARAHGPFRPDEVARRYALAEEDVAAAAEALATAGELAAGEFTRGATGREYCDPEVLRQIRRQTLTLLRAEVEPVDGAAYARFLLEWHGLRPPTPGSGAPGGAGPGGAWTNEGPPGAVPPGTRPPGAALPVGSPPQALLRALRQLQGIPLPAELWEQEILPRRVPGYQPLWLDQLLAAGEVHWVGSPGKRLAFYLPDDVHAFAGRLAAAPEGLTPVQAQVLAACRAAGAAFLGTVARRAGLTPAEALEALWELAWMGLVTNDTYAPVREVLRSDRTARRSGRAAAVLRGGTGRWWPTGSLLAGDPPAAGQPADRVEGYARLLLDRYGVVTREAVAADDGPAPWGEVLQQLRRMEWRGEVRQGYFVAGLTGVQFARADAVERLRGARGRTGAPPLLVNACDPANPYGTVLPWPEGERLARVPSNYLVLADGRPVLGVEGHGSRLIPLVPLKEDRLAEALAALTGLLKAPGAARLRRRIEVRRWGDMPVQKSPAAEPLRALGFEPSPRGLVYYG; encoded by the coding sequence ATGCCCCTCGAGACCTTCCACCCGGCGGTGCGGGCCTGGTTCGAGGAGCGGTTCGGCCGGCCCAGCCCGCCCCAGGCGCAGGGCTGGCCCGCCATCGCCCGGGGCGAGAACGTGCTCATCCTCGCCCCCACCGGCTCAGGCAAGACGCTGGCCGCCTTCCTGAAGTGCCTGGACATCCTGTACCAGCAGGGCGTCCGGCGGGAGCCCGGGGTCCAGGTGCTCTACATCTCGCCGCTGAAGGCGCTGAACAACGACATCTACCGCAACCTCGAAATCCCGCTCGCCGGCATCGAGGCCAAAGCGCGGGAGCTGGGCCTGCCGCTCCCCCACCTCACGCACGCCGTCCGCACCGGCGACACGCCCCAGCAGGAGCGGAAGGAGATGCGGCGCAACCCGCCCGACATCCTCATCACCACCCCCGAGTCGCTCTACCTGCTGCTCACCTCCCGCTCCCGCGACATCCTGCGCACGGTGCGCTACGTCATCGTCGACGAGATCCACGCCCTCTGCACGAGCAAGCGGGGGGCGCATCTGTCGCTTTCGCTGGAGCGGCTGGAGGCGCTCCTGCCCCGCCCGCCGGTGCGCATCGGCCTTTCGGCCACCTTACGGCCGCTGGAGGAGGTCGCCCGCTACCTGGGCGGGACCGGCCGCCCCGTCACCATCGTGGACGCCGGGGCGCGCCGGGAGCTGGACCTGCGGGTGGAGGTGCCGGTGGCCGACATGCGCGCCCTTCCGGAGAGCTCCATCTGGCCGGCGATCTACCGGCGGGTGCTGGAGCTGGTCGCCGCCCACCGGTCCACCATCGTGTTCGTCAGCAGCCGGGGGCTGGCCGAACGGCTCGCCGGCCAGCTCAACGCGCTGGCCGGGCGGGAGGTCGCCCGGGTGCACCACGGGTCATTGAGCCGGGAGGCCCGGGAGCAGGTGGAGGCGGAGCTGAAGGCGGGGCGGCTGCCGTGCCTGGTGGCCACCTCCTCGCTGGAGCTGGGCATCGACGTGGGCGCCGTGGACCTGGTGATCCAGATCGAGTCCCCCGGCACGGTGAGCCGCGGCCTGCAGCGGGTGGGGCGGGCCGGCCATGTCCTGGGCGCGGTGGCGAAGGGGCGGCTGCTCCCCAAGTACCGGGGCGACCTGCTGGAGACGGCCGGCATCGTGCGGGAGATGCGCCGGGGCAACCTGGAGGAGACCCGGGTGCCCACCGGCGCCCTGGACGTGCTGGCCCAGCAGATCGTCGCCATGGCGGCGATGGACGAGTGGCGGGTGGACGACCTGCTCGCCCTCGTCCGCCGCGCCTGGGGCTACCGGGACCTCACGGAGCGGCAGCTCCACGGGGTCCTGGAGATGCTGGCGGGCCGGTACCCCGCCGCGGAGTTCCGGGAGCTCCGGCCTCGCATCGTCTGGGACCGGGAGGTCGGCGTCATCCGGGGGCGGGAGGGCGCCCGCGCCCTCGCGGTGCTCTCGGGCGGCACCATCCCCGACCGGGGTTACTACACGGTCTACCTGGAAGGCAGCGACGTGAAGCTGGGCGAGCTGGACGAGGAGTTCGTCTACGAGTCGCGGGTGGGCGACGTCTTCCTGCTGGGCTCCGCCACCTGGCAGATCCGGGCGATCGAGCACGACCGGGTGGTCGCCGCCCCCGCGCCGGGCCGGATGCCCCGGATGCCCTTCTGGAAGGGCGAGGGCCCGGGCCGCCCCCCGGAGCTGGGCCGGAAGCTCGGCGCCTTCACCGGCGAGGTGGCCGCGCGGCTGAACGATCCCGACCTCCTGCAGTGGCTGCAGGCGGAATGCTGCCTGGACGAACGGGCGGCCCGCAACCTGGTGCAGTACCTGCGGGACCAGGTCGCCCACACCGGCGTGGTGCCCACCGACCGGCGGCTGGTGCTGGAGCGCTTCCCCGACGAGCTCGGGGACGAGCGGCTGGCGCTCCTCTCCCCCTTCGGCGGCCGGGTCAACACCGCCTGGGGGATGGTCATCCGGGCCCGCATCCGGCAGCTGCTGCAGCTGGAGGCCGAAGTCACCACCAGCGACGACGTGATCCACATCCGCCTGCCCGGGGCCGACCGGCCGCTGGATCCGGAGATCCTCGTGCGGGTCGACCCCGAAGAGGCCGTGGGGCTCCTGCTGCAGGAGGTAGGCGCGACGCCGCTCTTCAGCGCGCACTTCCGCATGAACGCCGGGCGGGCCCTGGTGCTGCCCCGTCCCCGGCCGGGCCGGCGCCGCCCCTTCTGGCTGCAGCGGCTGAAGGCCGCAGACCTGCTGCAGGTGGCCCGCCGCTACCCCGACTTCCCTCTGGTGCTGGAGACCTACCGGGAAGTGCTCCGAGACGTGCTGGACCTGGAGGGTCTGCGCCAGGTGCTGGAAGGGCTCGCCAGCGGGGAGATCGAACTGGCGGTGGTGGAGACCGACTCCCCCTCCCCCATGGCCAGCCAGATCCTGCTGCAGTTCGTGGCTGAGTACATGTACGAGGGCGACGCCCCCAAGGCCGAGCGGCACGGGGCGCTGCTCACGCTGAACCGGGAGCTGCTGGACGAGCTCCTGGGGTCCGGCGCCCTGCGGGAGCTCCTGGATCCCCGGGCGATCGCGGCGGTCGCCGCCCGGCTTCGGGGACAGGCCGAGGGCTGGCAGCCCCGCGGCCCCGACGAGGTGGAGGACCTGCTGCGTCGGGCCGGGGACATGACCGAGGCGGAGTTGGCGGCCGCCGGCGTGAGCCCGGAGTGGCTGGCCCGGCTGGAGGCGGAGCGGCGCGCCGTGCGGCTGATCGGCGCAGGCCGCGGCGATGGCGCCCACTGGGTCCATGTCGACGACGCCTCGCTGTACCGCCGGCCGGAGGCGGACGTGGCCGAGGTTGTCCGCCGGTACGCCCGGGCGCACGGCCCGTTCCGGCCCGACGAGGTGGCGCGCCGATATGCTCTGGCGGAGGAGGACGTCGCGGCGGCCGCCGAGGCCCTGGCCACAGCCGGGGAGCTGGCCGCGGGCGAGTTCACGCGGGGCGCCACCGGCCGGGAGTACTGCGACCCGGAGGTGCTCCGGCAGATCCGCCGGCAGACGCTGACCCTGCTGCGGGCCGAGGTGGAGCCGGTCGACGGGGCCGCCTACGCCCGGTTCCTGCTGGAATGGCACGGGCTGCGGCCGCCGACCCCGGGCAGCGGAGCGCCGGGCGGAGCAGGACCGGGCGGCGCGTGGACAAACGAGGGCCCGCCCGGTGCAGTGCCGCCGGGGACCAGGCCTCCGGGTGCGGCCCTCCCCGTCGGATCCCCGCCGCAAGCCCTCCTGCGGGCCCTGCGGCAGCTCCAGGGGATCCCGCTGCCAGCGGAGCTGTGGGAGCAGGAGATCCTGCCCCGCCGGGTGCCCGGCTACCAGCCGCTCTGGCTGGACCAGCTCCTGGCCGCCGGCGAGGTGCACTGGGTGGGCTCGCCCGGCAAGCGCCTGGCCTTCTACCTCCCCGACGACGTCCACGCCTTTGCGGGCCGGCTGGCCGCCGCGCCCGAAGGGCTCACGCCCGTCCAGGCGCAGGTGCTGGCCGCCTGCCGGGCCGCCGGCGCGGCGTTCCTCGGGACCGTTGCCCGGCGGGCCGGGCTGACCCCTGCGGAGGCGCTGGAGGCGCTCTGGGAACTGGCCTGGATGGGCCTCGTGACCAACGACACCTATGCACCGGTGCGGGAGGTGCTTCGGTCCGACCGGACCGCCCGGCGCAGCGGAAGGGCGGCGGCCGTGCTGCGGGGCGGCACGGGCCGCTGGTGGCCGACCGGCTCGCTGCTGGCCGGCGATCCCCCTGCGGCCGGGCAGCCCGCCGACCGGGTCGAGGGATACGCCCGGTTGCTGCTGGACCGTTACGGCGTCGTCACCCGTGAGGCGGTGGCGGCGGACGACGGACCGGCCCCCTGGGGCGAGGTGCTGCAGCAGCTGCGGCGCATGGAGTGGCGGGGCGAGGTCCGCCAGGGCTACTTCGTCGCCGGCCTGACCGGCGTGCAGTTTGCCCGGGCCGACGCGGTGGAGCGGCTCCGCGGGGCCAGGGGCCGGACCGGCGCTCCGCCCCTGCTGGTAAACGCATGCGACCCCGCCAACCCGTACGGCACGGTCCTGCCCTGGCCGGAGGGGGAGCGGCTCGCCCGAGTGCCCTCCAACTACCTGGTGCTGGCCGACGGGCGGCCCGTCCTGGGCGTGGAGGGCCACGGCAGCCGACTGATCCCGCTGGTACCGCTGAAAGAGGACAGGCTGGCGGAGGCCCTGGCCGCGCTGACCGGCCTGCTGAAGGCACCCGGGGCGGCCCGCCTGCGGCGGCGGATCGAGGTACGCCGGTGGGGCGACATGCCGGTGCAGAAGAGTCCCGCCGCAGAGCCGTTGCGCGCCCTGGGCTTCGAGCCGTCGCCCCGGGGGCTCGTGTACTACGGCTAA
- a CDS encoding ABC transporter ATP-binding protein, giving the protein MLTYELRDVSLTLGRKRIFSGLDLKLEGRVIGLLGPNGAGKTSLMRLLATLLRPTRGQILLHGRDIVREPAYARTRIGYVPQHFRPPGDLTGRQVLQYLGALRDVVEAERIDRCLVQTGLSRVADQAAGAYSGGTLRRLALAQALLSDPQVLLMDEPTAGLDPEEQDRFQTLVRGLAERGAQVLISTHLLAEVSQLADTAVVLHEGRILFAGPAPDLLARTGAQRLQDAYLRLLRDPALQVVGARP; this is encoded by the coding sequence ATGCTGACCTATGAGCTCCGAGACGTTTCACTCACGCTGGGGCGCAAGCGAATTTTCAGCGGGCTCGACCTGAAGCTGGAAGGCCGCGTGATCGGCCTCCTGGGCCCCAACGGCGCCGGCAAGACCTCGCTGATGCGCCTGCTGGCGACCCTGCTCCGGCCGACCCGGGGGCAGATCCTGCTGCACGGCCGGGACATCGTCCGCGAGCCGGCGTACGCCCGCACCCGGATCGGCTACGTCCCCCAGCACTTCCGGCCCCCGGGCGACCTGACCGGGCGGCAGGTGCTCCAGTACCTCGGGGCCCTGCGGGACGTGGTGGAGGCCGAGAGAATCGACCGGTGCCTGGTGCAGACGGGGCTGAGCCGGGTGGCCGACCAGGCGGCGGGGGCCTATTCCGGCGGCACGCTCCGGCGCCTGGCCCTGGCGCAGGCCCTCCTGAGCGACCCCCAGGTCCTCCTGATGGACGAGCCGACGGCCGGCCTGGACCCCGAGGAGCAGGACCGCTTCCAGACCCTGGTGCGGGGCCTTGCCGAGCGGGGTGCGCAGGTGCTCATCTCCACCCACCTGCTGGCGGAGGTCTCCCAACTGGCCGACACGGCCGTGGTGCTGCACGAGGGGCGTATCCTCTTCGCCGGTCCCGCCCCGGACTTGCTGGCCAGGACCGGGGCGCAGCGGCTGCAGGACGCCTACCTGCGCCTGCTGCGCGACCCGGCGCTCCAGGTGGTGGGGGCGAGGCCATGA